A single Sphingomonas sp. IW22 DNA region contains:
- the trmFO gene encoding methylenetetrahydrofolate--tRNA-(uracil(54)-C(5))-methyltransferase (FADH(2)-oxidizing) TrmFO, with the protein MTTTYDIHIIGGGLAGSEAAWQLAQAGVRVKLSEMRGSGDMTPAHQTDGLAELVCSNSFRSDDAERNAVGLLHSEMRALNSLIMAMADKHQLPAGSALAVDRDAFSESVTRALADHPNITVVRERVDTLPTDTPAIVATGPLTAPSLADAIGATTGADALAFFDAIAPIVHAESIDMDIAWKQSRWDKAGPAGDGKDYINCPLDRDQYHAFHAALMAGEKAEFREWENVPYFDGCMPIEVMAERGVETLRFGPMKGVGLDDPRTGRWPYACVQLRQDNASATLWNMVGFQTKLKYGEQVRIFRTIPGLENAEFARLGGLHRNTFIRSPVLLDPTLRLKARPNLRFAGQITGCEGYVESSAIGLIAGRFAAAELAGRELPAPPVETALGALLAHITGGAEADSYQPMNVNFGLFPPIEGRTKKADRKLMYTARARTAFSDWHAAAG; encoded by the coding sequence ATGACGACGACTTACGACATCCATATCATCGGCGGCGGGCTGGCCGGTTCCGAAGCCGCCTGGCAGCTGGCACAGGCGGGCGTCCGCGTGAAACTGTCCGAAATGCGCGGCAGCGGCGACATGACTCCCGCGCACCAGACCGACGGCCTGGCCGAGCTGGTCTGCTCCAACAGCTTTCGTTCCGACGATGCCGAACGTAACGCCGTCGGCCTGCTCCATTCGGAAATGCGCGCGCTGAACTCGCTGATCATGGCAATGGCGGACAAGCACCAGCTGCCCGCCGGATCGGCGCTGGCGGTCGACCGTGACGCCTTTTCCGAAAGCGTGACGCGCGCGCTGGCCGATCATCCCAACATTACCGTCGTTCGCGAACGCGTCGACACGCTGCCCACCGACACGCCCGCCATCGTCGCGACCGGCCCGCTGACCGCGCCGTCGCTGGCCGACGCCATCGGCGCGACCACGGGCGCCGACGCGCTGGCGTTCTTCGACGCGATCGCGCCCATCGTCCACGCCGAATCGATCGACATGGACATCGCGTGGAAACAGTCGCGCTGGGACAAGGCGGGCCCGGCGGGCGACGGCAAGGATTACATCAACTGCCCGCTCGACCGCGATCAGTATCACGCGTTCCACGCCGCACTGATGGCGGGCGAAAAGGCCGAGTTCCGCGAGTGGGAGAATGTCCCCTATTTCGACGGCTGCATGCCGATCGAGGTGATGGCGGAGCGCGGGGTGGAGACGCTGCGCTTCGGTCCGATGAAGGGTGTGGGGCTGGACGATCCGCGCACCGGCCGCTGGCCCTATGCCTGTGTCCAGTTGCGACAGGACAATGCCAGCGCGACGCTGTGGAACATGGTCGGTTTTCAGACCAAGCTGAAATATGGCGAGCAGGTCCGCATTTTCCGCACCATTCCCGGGCTGGAAAATGCCGAATTCGCGCGGCTGGGCGGGCTGCACCGCAATACCTTCATCCGGTCGCCCGTGCTGCTTGATCCGACGCTGCGGCTGAAGGCACGGCCGAACCTGCGCTTTGCGGGGCAGATTACGGGGTGCGAGGGCTATGTCGAAAGCTCGGCCATCGGCCTGATCGCCGGGCGTTTCGCCGCTGCCGAGTTGGCCGGGCGCGAGTTGCCCGCGCCGCCGGTCGAAACCGCGCTGGGCGCGCTGCTGGCGCACATCACCGGCGGGGCAGAGGCGGACAGCTATCAGCCGATGAACGTCAATTTCGGCCTGTTCCCCCCGATCGAGGGGCGCACGAAAAAGGCCGACCGCAAGCTGATGTACACCGCCCGCGCACGCACCGCATTTTCGGACTGGCACGCGGCGGCGGGTTGA
- the apaG gene encoding Co2+/Mg2+ efflux protein ApaG, giving the protein MKALFTEEARTHGVVVRTAVSYLPEQSEPARGRWFWSYHIRIENDGDMGVQLLSRHWIITDGRGARHSVEGEGVVGEQPIIAPGGSFDYVSGCHLSTPTGSMQGSYQMLGEDGSTFDVTIPKFGLVAPAVAE; this is encoded by the coding sequence GTGAAGGCGCTGTTCACCGAGGAGGCACGGACGCACGGCGTCGTCGTGCGCACCGCGGTCAGCTATCTTCCCGAACAGTCCGAACCGGCGCGCGGCCGCTGGTTCTGGTCCTATCACATCCGCATCGAAAATGACGGGGACATGGGCGTCCAGTTGCTGAGCCGCCACTGGATCATCACCGACGGTCGCGGCGCCCGCCACTCGGTCGAGGGGGAGGGCGTGGTCGGGGAACAGCCGATCATCGCGCCGGGTGGCAGCTTCGATTATGTTTCCGGCTGTCACCTGTCGACGCCGACGGGGTCGATGCAGGGCAGTTATCAGATGCTGGGCGAAGATGGATCGACGTTCGACGTGACGATCCCGAAATTCGGGCTGGTCGCCCCGGC
- a CDS encoding PLP-dependent aspartate aminotransferase family protein: protein MKRNTGQDRSITQHWRPATQAVRGGTRRSEFGETSEAIFLTSGYAYDCAGDAAARFAGEQSGMTYSRLQNPTVEMLEQRIALLEGAEACRATASGMSAMTAALLCQLEQGDHVVAGRALFGSCRWLTDTLLPKFGIQTTIVDARDAQAFADATNDRTKLWFFETPANPTMDIVDLKAVCALARQCGVRTVVDNAFATPALQRPMDYGADIVAYSATKMMDGQGRVLAGAVCGTEDFILNELLPFTRNTGPTLSAFNAWVVLKGLETLDLRIRRQSENALEVGRFLEARVPRINHPGLPSHPQHALAASQMVMTGPIFSFEVDGGRAQAHALLDSLGLIDISNNIGDSRSLMTHPASTTHYGVAEEKRIEMGVTEGLLRLNVGLEDPADLIDDLDQALRKIGL from the coding sequence ATGAAGCGCAATACAGGCCAGGACCGTTCGATCACCCAGCATTGGCGACCCGCAACCCAGGCGGTGCGCGGTGGCACAAGGCGTTCGGAATTCGGGGAGACGTCGGAGGCGATCTTCCTGACCTCCGGCTATGCCTATGACTGTGCGGGCGACGCCGCCGCGCGGTTTGCGGGCGAACAGTCGGGCATGACCTATTCCCGCCTGCAAAATCCGACGGTGGAGATGCTGGAACAGCGCATCGCCCTGCTGGAAGGGGCAGAGGCGTGCCGCGCGACGGCCAGCGGCATGTCGGCGATGACCGCGGCGCTGCTGTGCCAGCTGGAACAGGGCGACCATGTCGTCGCGGGCCGGGCGCTGTTCGGGTCGTGCCGCTGGCTGACCGACACGCTGCTGCCCAAATTCGGCATTCAGACAACCATCGTCGACGCCCGCGACGCTCAGGCATTTGCCGATGCCACAAACGACCGCACCAAATTGTGGTTTTTCGAAACGCCGGCGAATCCGACGATGGATATCGTCGACCTCAAGGCCGTGTGCGCGCTGGCCAGGCAGTGCGGCGTTCGCACGGTGGTCGACAATGCCTTTGCCACGCCCGCGCTTCAGCGGCCGATGGATTACGGCGCCGACATCGTCGCCTATTCCGCGACCAAGATGATGGACGGGCAGGGCCGCGTGCTGGCCGGGGCGGTGTGCGGGACCGAGGATTTCATCCTCAACGAACTGCTGCCCTTTACCCGCAACACCGGGCCGACGCTGAGTGCGTTCAACGCGTGGGTGGTGCTGAAGGGGCTGGAGACGCTGGACCTGCGCATCCGCCGTCAGTCTGAGAATGCGCTGGAAGTGGGCCGTTTCCTTGAAGCGCGGGTGCCGCGCATCAACCACCCCGGCCTGCCCAGCCACCCACAGCATGCGCTGGCCGCATCGCAGATGGTGATGACCGGGCCGATCTTTTCGTTCGAGGTCGATGGCGGTCGGGCACAGGCGCACGCGCTGCTCGATTCGCTGGGCCTGATCGACATTTCCAACAACATCGGCGATTCGCGTTCGTTGATGACGCATCCGGCGTCGACCACCCATTACGGCGTGGCCGAGGAAAAGCGGATCGAAATGGGCGTGACCGAGGGGCTGTTGCGCCTGAACGTCGGACTGGAAGATCCCGCCGACCTGATCGACGATCTGGATCAGGCATTACGGAAGATCGGCTTGTGA
- a CDS encoding phospholipid carrier-dependent glycosyltransferase, translating into MPMRLAERPAVVALLIAIAAQCLFTVYLSRPSGLVFDEVHYVPAARAMLTLAHPANTEHPPLAKQLIAIGIALFGDNAVGWRALSTLAGTATVASGFALLMLLFGSVRTAALGALLVAVNQTVFVQARIAMLDGFLGAFVTGGLAATLWAARAPAGRRGLRIALAGVLLGGAVAVKWAAAPYVALACTALLFADRRRPTAGVALAIPLGLIAVAVYFATFIPTFFYAADANSPSTLIALQQRMYDAQTQVLRPHPYQSDWWSWPLMIRPIWYYYEPDQGVLRGVLLLGNPVVMWGGLVGVAACLWAGLRGHRGYLMLAGLWLFSIGIWAAIPKSLGFYYYYHLSGVFAALACAGALRLLPLRLRWVEGAFAVLAVAMFAGFYPIISGAPLADPQDFNRWMWFDSWR; encoded by the coding sequence ATGCCGATGCGCCTTGCCGAACGCCCCGCCGTCGTCGCCCTGCTGATCGCGATTGCCGCGCAATGCCTGTTCACCGTCTACTTGTCCCGCCCGTCGGGGCTGGTGTTCGACGAAGTGCATTATGTGCCGGCCGCCCGCGCGATGCTGACGCTGGCGCATCCAGCCAATACAGAGCATCCGCCGCTGGCCAAGCAGTTGATCGCAATCGGCATCGCGCTGTTCGGGGATAATGCCGTCGGCTGGCGCGCATTGTCGACGCTGGCGGGAACGGCAACCGTCGCGTCGGGCTTTGCCCTGCTGATGCTGTTGTTCGGATCGGTGCGGACGGCGGCGCTGGGCGCGTTGCTGGTCGCGGTCAACCAGACGGTGTTCGTGCAGGCGCGGATCGCGATGCTCGACGGGTTTCTGGGGGCGTTCGTCACCGGCGGGCTGGCGGCGACCCTATGGGCGGCACGCGCCCCGGCGGGCAGACGTGGGTTGAGGATCGCGCTGGCGGGCGTGCTGCTGGGGGGGGCGGTGGCGGTGAAATGGGCCGCTGCGCCCTATGTCGCGCTGGCGTGCACGGCGCTGCTGTTCGCGGATCGCCGCCGCCCAACCGCGGGCGTCGCACTGGCCATTCCGCTCGGCCTGATCGCGGTCGCCGTCTACTTTGCGACCTTCATCCCCACGTTTTTCTATGCCGCCGATGCCAATTCGCCATCGACGCTGATCGCTTTGCAACAGCGCATGTATGACGCGCAGACTCAAGTCCTGCGCCCCCATCCCTATCAGTCCGACTGGTGGAGCTGGCCGCTGATGATCCGGCCGATCTGGTATTATTATGAACCCGATCAGGGCGTGCTGCGCGGCGTTTTGCTGCTGGGCAATCCGGTGGTGATGTGGGGCGGACTTGTCGGGGTGGCCGCTTGCCTGTGGGCCGGGCTGCGCGGCCATCGCGGGTATTTGATGCTGGCGGGGCTGTGGCTGTTTTCGATCGGCATCTGGGCCGCGATCCCCAAAAGCCTGGGCTTTTATTATTATTACCACCTGTCGGGCGTGTTCGCGGCGCTGGCCTGTGCCGGGGCTTTACGGCTGTTGCCGCTGCGGTTGCGGTGGGTCGAGGGCGCCTTTGCCGTGCTGGCGGTTGCGATGTTCGCCGGCTTCTATCCGATCATCAGCGGCGCGCCGTTAGCGGACCCACAGGATTTCAATCGCTGGATGTGGTTCGACAGCTGGCGCTGA